A genomic region of Nostoc sp. UHCC 0702 contains the following coding sequences:
- the sugE gene encoding quaternary ammonium compound efflux SMR transporter SugE, which translates to MAWVYLMIAGLLEIAWAIGLKYTQGFTKLVPSIITVACMILSFSLLSISLRSLPVGTAYAIWTGIGAIGTAVLGIILFREPATLGRMICISLIVLGVVGLRFVSSAN; encoded by the coding sequence ATGGCATGGGTCTATCTTATGATTGCGGGTTTGCTAGAGATTGCATGGGCGATCGGTCTTAAGTATACACAGGGCTTTACTAAACTAGTTCCAAGCATCATTACTGTTGCTTGTATGATATTAAGTTTCTCGTTGTTGTCAATATCACTTCGCAGCCTGCCAGTAGGCACTGCCTACGCGATCTGGACAGGTATAGGAGCCATTGGTACAGCTGTGCTAGGTATAATTCTGTTTAGAGAACCTGCTACTTTGGGGCGCATGATCTGCATTAGCTTGATTGTGCTAGGCGTAGTAGGACTGAGGTTTGTGTCTTCTGCCAACTAG